The following are from one region of the Scylla paramamosain isolate STU-SP2022 chromosome 23, ASM3559412v1, whole genome shotgun sequence genome:
- the LOC135112032 gene encoding beta-1,3-galactosyltransferase 5-like yields the protein MFMGSRSSPKRMAAAVMATVIVGTMLTLLLTINPRPLVQTRQARHTQNASPSALPAVLSAHPALNEVEEVKHDDKYAKIPGWPYGLRINEPDTCKDQDVYLLNTITSNPTQVYHRDLIRKMWASEAISQRLKIRTVFIIAAVPSAVTQRHLQEESDKYGDIVQFDFLETRRNLTVKSLAALHWFRAYCSNATWVLKCDVDAFINFWALLDVLKFAEGSNDAVCARSKTRSVCRDAHQMGCLAHYVVEPWEYAGAVYPPYCQGYAYVLHRDLVDSMLQVDRSRTSPPLFLEDVYVTGLLPRDLDARWFDVRRRSMVVPEYIRPEYYNGTFLFVHDLDGQIGQGATSYVWQKALQHYRGTD from the exons ATGTTCATGGGAAGCCGATCGAGCCCCAAGcggatggcggcggcggtgatggcgACCGTGATCGTGGGGACAATGCTGACACTCCTGCTGACCATCAACCCGCGGCCGCTGGTACAGACCCGCCAGGCACGCCACACGCAGAACGCCAGTCCCTCCGCCCTCCCCGCCGTGCTCTCCGCCCACCCTGCACTCAAcgaagtggaggaagtgaaaCATGATGACAAATACGCTAAAATCCCCGGCTGGCCTTACGGTTTGCGGATAAATGAGCCGGATACGTGCAAGGATCAGGACGTGTATCTCCTGAACACCATCACGTCCAATCCCACGCAAGTGTACCACCGAGACCTGATTCGGAAAATGTGGGCGAGCGAGGCTATTTCACAGAGGCTCAAGATCCGGACGGTGTTCATCATCGCCGCTGTGCCCTCGGCGGTGACGCAGCGGCACCTGCAGGAGGAGAGCGACAAGTACGGGGACATAGTACAGTTTGACTTTCTGGAGACGAGAAGGAATCTGACGGTGAAGTCCCTGGCCGCGCTGCACTGGTTCCGCGCCTACTGCAGCAACGCCACCTGGGTGCTGAAATGTGACGTGGATGCCTTTATCAACTTCTGGGCGCTGCTGGACGTGCTGAAGTTTGCGGAGGGCAGCAATGACGCGGTGTGTGCGCGCTCCAAGACGCGCTCTGTCTGCCGCGACGCCCACCAAATGGGGTGCTTGGCGCACTACGTGGTGGAGCCTTGGGAGTACGCAGGCGCCGTGTACCCGCCCTATTGCCAAGGGTACGCCTACGTGCTGCACCGCGACCTGGTGGACAGCATGCTGCAGGTGGACCGAAGCAGGACCTCGCCGCCGCTGTTCCTGGAGGACGTGTACGTGACGGGATTACTGCCGCGGGACCTGGACGCGCGGTGGTTTGACGTGAG GCGCCGCAGCATGGTCGTCCCGGAGTACATTCGGCCCGAATACTACAACGGCACCTTCCTCTTCGTGCACGACCTGGACGGCCAGATCGGGCAGGGCGCCACCAGCTACGTGTGGCAGAAAGCCCTGCAGCACTATAgggggactgactga
- the LOC135112031 gene encoding uncharacterized protein LOC135112031, whose translation MGVLNTSLLLVTLFLALPAGSQANTQYVFNFENDLEGWSSSRDSWRWADESILQGNTIPSGYYKGFAVMDKKFTSGELYTTYFTASQGGNFTMKFYLRSQYHLSNTFKVYTKTRYNIVKLFLDLKEYSMPTTNSWTIVQKELPAEPQDIMFEILCYNGDKAPAGQPLLGCAIDQIIFETYSDSTTAAPTTAEPTTAAPTTAPLTTARPTTAQPTTAQPTTEPPQTSTEPPQPTTEPPQPTTEPPQPTTEPPQPTTEPPQSTTEPPQPTTEPPQPTTEPPQPTTEPPQSTTEPPQPTTEPPQSTTEPPQPTTEPPQSTTEPPQPTTEPPQSTTEPPQSTTEPPQSTTEPPQSTTEPPQSTTEPPQSTTEPPQSTTEPPQSTTEPPQSTTEPPQSTTEPPQSTTAAPTTELPTTAATPTARPMTTVPNIEPSTITAPTTAPPTTAPPTTAAPGGPITFNFESGMEGWSLVHMNEGAFRRVHFEDAAHRVGPPPDGPQVLQVFADNVQTGTVVARSPRLQATKDEMMIVIRFWMDGSQDFPAQLKLRRQFSYDVFEEEPVVNLDAFGDQINNVWFKYTKYKKLEEGETFYLFIEASLGGDMKNSVAVSSIQLDGVKIIEDNEPMLFDFEGGLTGWTAGKNDGGIWELTTWEKLDPSLNVPKPITGEKFLIASRSSIYSGTITLESPIMEVSQGTNQLLKFQFYLRGTVTYPVVLRIRKKTPDGTYDDLPFIDLRKYGNVDYQQWMRLEHEIEIPVNPEDTQYQLVVEVDLGSNLGNVVALDDIQVTQIRRR comes from the exons ATGGGTGTCCTGAACACCTCACTCCTGCTCGTCACCCTCTTCCTGGCCCTGCCCGCTGGGTCACAGGCCAACACACAATACGTTTTCAACTTCGAAAATGATCTCGAGGGATGGAGTTCTTCGCGTGATTCGTGGAGGTGGGCTGATGAGTCCATCTTGCAGGGCAACACCATCCCGAGTGGCTACTACAAGGGCTTTGCCGTGATGGACAAAAAGTTTACAAGTGGTGAGCTCTACACGACATACTTCACCGCTTCTCAAGGCGGCAACTTCACCATGAAATTCTATCTCCGCTCACAGTACCATTTGTCCAACACCTTCAAGGTGTACACCAAAACTAGATATAACATAGTCAAGCTGTTCCTTGACCTTAAGGAGTACTCCATGCCCACCACTAACAGCTGGACCATCGTGCAGAAAGAACTTCCAGCTGAACCTCAAGATATCATG TTTGAGATCTTATGTTACAACGGCGACAAGGCCCCCGCGGGTCAGCCTCTCTTGGGCTGCGCTATTGATCAGATCATCTTCGAGACGTACAGTGACTCCACCACAGCAGCCCCAACCACAGCGGAACCCACCACTGCAGCCCCCACCACAGCACCTCTAACCACAGCACGACCCACCACAGCACAACCCACCACAGCACAACCCACCACAGAACCTCCACAAACCTCCACAGAACCTCCACAACCCACCACAGAACCTCCACAACCCACCACAGAACCTCCACAACCCACCACAGAACCTCCACAACCCACCACAGAACCTCCACAATCCACCACAGAACCTCCACAACCCACCACAGAACCTCCACAACCCACCACAGAACCTCCACAACCCACCACAGAACCTCCACAATCCACCACAGAACCTCCACAACCCACCACAGAACCTCCACAATCCACCACAGAACCTCCACAACCCACCACAGAACCTCCACAATCCACCACAGAACCTCCACAACCCACCACAGAACCTCCACAATCCACCACAGAACCTCCACAATCCACCACAGAACCTCCACAATCCACCACAGAACCTCCACAATCCACCACAGAACCTCCACAATCCACCACAGAACCTCCACAATCCACCACAGAACCTCCACAATCCACCACAGAACCTCCACAATCCACCACAGAACCTCCACAATCCACCACAGAACCTCCACAATCCACCACAGAACCTCCACAATCCACCACAGCAGCCCCCACCACCGAACTTCCCACCACAGCAGCCACCCCCACAGCACGCCCCATGACAACAGTCCCCAATATCGAACCTTCCACCATAACAGCTCCTACCACAGCTCCCCCCACCACAGCACCTCCCACCACAGCAGCCCCCGGTGGACCCATAACCTTCAACTTCGAGTCCGGGATGGAGGGTTGGTCACTGGTGCACATGAACGAGGGCGCCTTCCGGAGGGTGCACTTCGAGGACGCTGCACACAGAGTCGGTCCTCCCCCAGACGGTCCACAGGTTCTGCAGGTGTTTGCCGACAATGTGCAGACAG GCACGGTGGTGGCGAGGAGTCCCCGGCTGCAGGCTACCAAGGAtgagatgatgatagtgataagaTTCTGGATGGACGGATCGCAAGACTTCCCCGCACAGCTCAAACTTCGCCGCCAGTTCAGCTACGa TGTCTTCGAAGAGGAGCCCGTTGTGAATCTGGATGCCTTCGGTGACCAGATCAACAATGTGTGGTTCAAATACACCAAGTACAAGAAGCTGGAGGAGGGCGAGACTTTCTACCTCTTCATTG AGGCTTCTCTCGGAGGCGACATGAAGAACTCCGTGGCCGTGAGCAGCATTCAGTTGGACGGCGTCAAGATCATCGAGGACAACGAGCCGATGCTTTTCGACTTCGAGGGTGGACTGACAG gatgGACAGCAGGGAAGAACGACGGAGGCATCTGGGAGTTGACCACATGGGAGAAACTGGATCCTTCCCTTAACGTGCCTAAGCCAATAACGGGAGAAAAGTTCCTGATCGCATCACGCTCCAGCATCTACTCTG gcaccATCACCCTGGAGTCGCCCATCATGGAGGTGAGCCAAGGGACCAATCAGCTTCTGAAGTTTCAATTTTACCTGCGCGGCACTGTCACCTACCCCGTGGTGCTCCG CATCCGCAAGAAGACCCCGGACGGCACCTACGACGACCTTCCCTTCATCGACCTGCGAAAGTATGGCAACGTGGACTACCAGCAGTGGATGAGACTTGAGCACGAGATTGAGATTCCAGTCAACCCAGAAGACACCCAGTACCAG CTCGTGGTGGAGGTGGACCTGGGGTCGAACCTGGGCAACGTGGTGGCTCTGGACGACATTCAGGTGACGCAGATAAGACGCAGATAA